A DNA window from Pseudomonas wuhanensis contains the following coding sequences:
- a CDS encoding methyl-accepting chemotaxis protein produces the protein MVKLSTAQRIVIGFLIAPLALMGMAFYALLDLATLKEQSVVIVKQDWPKIGPIMVIATGVRDNARNTRDLLIDKENQQAHQAIDATKKRISEALETLQPLFDLPEGKAAYAVLKKNREAYVTAFTQVQALIRQGAFDAAMAQLKQQVIPAEHEVHKSLDALMTLQGKIFADRERSALVLYSEARRNMLVLLVFCLASVIVAALIVTRSVTRPLGGEPDDAARLLSQIAQGDLTIQVPVNASADGSVMMNMHQMQQSLSAMVKHIAASVDRVASSSEELSAVSSQTSSSLQLQGLEIEQAAAAVNQMTAAVDEVARNAVSTSEASRVSEQTAQRGRAQVQETVASIGTLADGMTDTSQRIQQLAGRVQDISTVLDVIRSIAEQTNLLALNAAIEAARAGDAGRGFAVVADEVRALAHRTQVSTQEIEQMIGNIRLDTGHAVTAMQSSGHLVQTTLEVAQRSGEALEEITRSISQINERNMMIASATEEQALVAREVDRNLMGIRNLSEQVLLGARHTDSAGLELAQMAGALHQTVARFKI, from the coding sequence ATGGTCAAGTTGAGCACGGCACAACGTATCGTTATCGGCTTTTTGATTGCACCGTTGGCACTGATGGGCATGGCATTTTACGCGTTGCTCGATCTGGCAACGCTCAAGGAACAGTCGGTGGTTATCGTCAAGCAGGATTGGCCAAAGATCGGGCCGATCATGGTGATTGCCACCGGTGTACGGGACAACGCCAGGAACACTCGGGATTTGTTGATCGACAAAGAGAATCAGCAAGCGCATCAGGCCATCGATGCCACCAAAAAGCGCATCAGCGAGGCACTTGAAACGCTCCAGCCGTTGTTCGATCTACCGGAAGGCAAGGCTGCCTATGCTGTCCTGAAAAAGAATCGCGAGGCTTATGTCACCGCGTTCACCCAGGTGCAGGCGTTGATCAGGCAGGGCGCTTTTGATGCCGCGATGGCGCAGTTGAAACAGCAAGTCATCCCCGCCGAACATGAAGTTCACAAAAGCCTGGACGCCCTGATGACGCTGCAAGGGAAGATTTTCGCCGATCGTGAAAGGTCGGCGCTTGTCCTGTACAGCGAAGCGCGTCGGAACATGTTGGTGTTGCTTGTATTCTGCCTGGCCTCGGTCATCGTCGCTGCGCTCATCGTTACGCGTAGTGTCACCCGACCGTTGGGTGGCGAGCCCGATGATGCGGCACGGCTCTTGAGTCAAATCGCGCAGGGCGATCTGACGATTCAAGTGCCGGTGAATGCAAGTGCCGACGGTAGTGTGATGATGAACATGCACCAGATGCAGCAAAGCTTGAGCGCGATGGTCAAGCACATCGCGGCGTCGGTCGATCGGGTGGCCAGTTCCTCCGAAGAGCTGAGCGCAGTCAGCAGCCAGACCAGTAGCAGTTTGCAGTTGCAGGGCCTGGAGATCGAACAGGCTGCAGCAGCGGTCAATCAAATGACAGCAGCCGTCGACGAGGTCGCACGCAATGCGGTCAGCACCAGCGAGGCGTCTCGGGTGTCCGAGCAAACCGCGCAACGTGGTCGTGCGCAAGTTCAGGAAACGGTGGCCTCGATAGGTACGCTGGCGGACGGCATGACGGACACCTCGCAGCGTATCCAGCAGTTGGCCGGGCGCGTGCAGGACATCAGTACGGTGCTGGATGTGATTCGCAGCATTGCCGAGCAAACCAATTTACTGGCCCTCAACGCTGCGATTGAAGCAGCCCGTGCCGGTGATGCCGGACGTGGTTTTGCGGTGGTCGCCGATGAGGTGCGGGCACTGGCCCATCGCACTCAGGTGTCGACCCAGGAAATCGAGCAGATGATTGGCAACATTCGGCTGGATACCGGACACGCGGTGACCGCCATGCAAAGCAGTGGTCACCTGGTGCAGACGACCCTGGAAGTCGCGCAACGCTCCGGCGAAGCATTGGAAGAGATCACCCGGTCAATCTCGCAGATCAACGAGCGCAACATGATGATCGCCAGTGCTACGGAGGAGCAGGCACTGGTGGCGCGTGAGGTGGATCGCAATCTGATGGGCATTCGCAACTTATCCGAACAGGTTTTGCTGGGGGCCCGGCATACCGACAGCGCCGGGCTGGAGCTGGCGCAGATGGCCGGCGCACTGCACCAGACGGTGGCGCGCTTCAAAATCTAG
- a CDS encoding glycosyltransferase, giving the protein MKKVLIILQDLGGGGAEKMMVRLAGALTDAGNDVTLLMLTGTGVNSARLDPRVKKVELNSARSARAVPALARFLRRNRFDAQLAALTHVNVVAIAAAALSGTLARLHVSERNAFSHDKYVNPALKVRTAYLLAPLLYRLIPNPVICVSRGVAQDLVDSTITRPQDVTTADNPVLDNDFRDKAPGRPNHPWLRQKSTPVIVAVGRLAQQKGFDVLIDAFARLAAPSTRLIIFGEGALRTQLLEQATALGVADRFDLPGYTSDPLAEVAAADCFVLSSRFEGSPNALVEALSTGTPVVATHCPYGPQEILDNGAIAPLVAVDDPVALAQAITVELTLARDSKRQAARIDAAARFVSASAAQTYLDALLGSQSS; this is encoded by the coding sequence ATGAAAAAAGTGCTGATTATCCTGCAGGACTTGGGCGGGGGCGGTGCCGAAAAAATGATGGTGCGCCTCGCCGGAGCACTGACTGACGCCGGCAATGACGTGACTTTGCTGATGCTCACCGGCACCGGTGTGAACTCCGCGCGCCTCGACCCACGGGTGAAAAAGGTCGAGTTGAACAGTGCACGTAGCGCCAGGGCAGTGCCGGCCCTGGCACGCTTTCTTCGCCGCAATCGCTTTGACGCGCAACTGGCCGCACTCACCCACGTCAACGTCGTGGCCATCGCCGCGGCCGCGCTGTCCGGAACGCTGGCGCGGCTGCATGTCAGCGAACGCAACGCATTTTCCCATGACAAATATGTCAATCCCGCGTTGAAAGTGCGCACAGCTTATCTGCTGGCACCGCTGCTCTATCGGCTGATCCCCAATCCGGTGATTTGCGTCTCGCGCGGTGTCGCCCAGGATCTGGTCGACTCCACCATCACCCGCCCGCAGGATGTCACCACCGCCGACAACCCGGTACTCGACAACGATTTTCGCGACAAGGCACCGGGACGTCCAAACCACCCTTGGCTGCGGCAAAAGTCCACCCCGGTAATTGTCGCCGTGGGTCGCCTGGCACAGCAAAAAGGCTTTGATGTGTTGATCGATGCCTTCGCCCGATTAGCCGCCCCCAGCACCCGATTGATCATATTCGGTGAAGGCGCACTCAGGACTCAATTGCTCGAGCAGGCGACCGCACTCGGCGTGGCTGACCGGTTCGATCTGCCTGGCTATACCAGCGATCCCTTGGCAGAAGTGGCGGCGGCCGATTGTTTTGTATTGTCGTCGCGCTTCGAGGGTAGCCCCAACGCGCTGGTCGAGGCCCTGTCCACGGGCACCCCGGTGGTAGCGACGCACTGTCCCTATGGCCCGCAAGAGATTCTGGACAATGGCGCGATCGCTCCGCTGGTGGCGGTCGACGACCCTGTTGCCCTGGCACAGGCCATCACCGTGGAGTTGACGTTGGCGCGAGATTCAAAGCGTCAGGCCGCCCGCATCGATGCCGCCGCCCGCTTCGTGAGTGCCAGCGCGGCGCAAACCTATCTCGATGCATTGCTCGGGAGCCAGTCGTCGTGA
- a CDS encoding WecB/TagA/CpsF family glycosyltransferase — MINLELIGHFAPNLLDANKAFSFINFASVGSLFDRHPTSIAYFCDGMLMSTFMSRITGRTIGRVSFDFTSIADAVFSCAEKQGKRLYFVGARQAELDLFLNKIKARYPALIIAGHHNGYFDAPQAASIHADICRSEANILIVGLGAGLQEQFEQDALRAGFNGVAFTCGGFIRQEATATHHYYPELINRLHLRAFYRMYREPHTIKRYLVDYPTNFVHLLVMIVRRKVTIHTTYP; from the coding sequence ATGATAAATCTGGAACTGATCGGGCATTTCGCACCCAATCTGCTGGACGCCAACAAGGCATTTTCCTTCATTAATTTTGCCTCAGTTGGCAGTCTGTTCGACCGACACCCGACGTCCATCGCCTATTTTTGCGACGGCATGTTGATGTCTACCTTCATGTCGCGCATCACCGGCCGCACCATCGGCCGAGTCAGCTTCGACTTCACGTCCATCGCCGACGCCGTGTTCAGCTGCGCCGAGAAGCAAGGCAAGCGCCTCTATTTTGTCGGTGCCCGGCAAGCCGAACTGGACCTGTTCCTCAATAAGATCAAGGCTCGCTACCCTGCGCTGATTATCGCCGGTCATCACAACGGCTATTTCGATGCGCCGCAGGCCGCGAGCATTCATGCGGACATCTGCCGCAGCGAAGCCAACATCCTGATCGTCGGCCTGGGCGCCGGGCTCCAGGAGCAGTTCGAACAGGATGCCCTGCGTGCCGGCTTCAACGGTGTGGCATTCACCTGTGGCGGTTTCATTCGCCAAGAAGCCACGGCCACCCATCATTACTACCCAGAGCTGATCAACCGCCTGCATCTGCGCGCGTTCTATCGGATGTACCGCGAACCGCACACCATCAAGCGCTACCTGGTCGATTACCCGACCAACTTTGTTCATCTGCTGGTGATGATCGTCCGGCGCAAAGTGACTATCCATACCACTTATCCCTGA
- a CDS encoding GumC family protein: MDNSPSVYVERPLQAHLPQHQQYSEEKDTIDLLKYWRVIWRAHWKIGWLILLSCALAMAALSLVPPQYIGTTTLLIKEKTPPVLAFQQVTDSSSGSVDYLQTQLALLQSRELAERAVKKLNLTTHPVTDPRQQPESWFTPRKWLANLELGQWLPILERFAPKQVAPSEADVFNEVTRNLMRRTSVKFVGKSQLIKIEVELPDPGLAAATANAIAQGFIDSQLDNSLKSSQTTTSWMNSRLVELRNNLRSSENKLQAYREAQGLVDVGGVATISANELEMTGNRMIDARRNLAEAESRYRQVQALSNGDLSRLSSVPAVLSNALVQKFQAQRAKAQAKVEELSGRYGPKHPTLAAARAELRTATDSLRLQVRQVVASIEQDYQLARASENSLRQSFNSNKAQIQDISRKEFQLREFQREVDSNRALYETFVTRLKETTATADMDSTKARIVDPAIAPLEPSKPRKTLILAIVAVVAAMIGIVLALMSETLNKTFKTDETIESTLDLPLLSVVPLVRNRNRRQLARLFDDNDHPRFCETIRNLRTWLMLHGAEMPSQVVLVASTMADEGKSTIANNLASSLTLLERVLLIDADMRKPSLSLNFDFPPDGPGLANVLAGTARLEDCIRTVGNLDMLPAGKLSPPPLDLLSSPRLGPLLEALKSRYQRIIIDSPPAQMVSDALLLAKHSDAVIYVIKAESTPVNQVQKCLALLQQGNAPVFGVVLNQVDLSKARKQGYSHSDTFQNYDYLSR; this comes from the coding sequence ATGGATAACAGCCCAAGCGTATACGTCGAACGTCCGCTCCAGGCGCATCTGCCGCAGCATCAGCAGTACAGCGAGGAAAAGGACACCATTGACCTGCTCAAATACTGGAGGGTGATCTGGCGCGCCCATTGGAAAATCGGCTGGTTGATACTGCTCAGCTGTGCGCTGGCGATGGCCGCGTTGTCCTTGGTTCCCCCGCAGTACATCGGCACCACTACCCTGCTGATCAAGGAAAAAACGCCACCGGTGCTGGCCTTTCAACAAGTCACAGATTCAAGCTCCGGGTCCGTCGATTATTTGCAAACGCAACTGGCGCTCCTGCAATCGCGGGAGCTGGCCGAACGCGCAGTCAAGAAACTGAACCTCACCACTCACCCGGTGACCGATCCACGCCAGCAACCGGAATCATGGTTCACGCCGCGAAAATGGCTGGCCAATCTTGAGCTCGGCCAATGGCTGCCAATACTCGAACGCTTCGCGCCCAAGCAGGTGGCGCCCTCTGAAGCCGACGTATTCAATGAAGTCACGCGAAACCTCATGCGGCGTACCAGCGTCAAGTTCGTCGGCAAGAGCCAGTTGATCAAAATAGAAGTGGAGCTGCCCGATCCTGGCCTGGCTGCCGCGACCGCCAATGCGATTGCCCAAGGCTTCATCGATAGCCAACTCGACAACAGTCTCAAATCCTCGCAAACCACCACCAGCTGGATGAACTCGCGCCTGGTCGAGTTACGCAATAACCTGCGCAGCTCTGAGAACAAGCTCCAGGCCTATCGGGAAGCACAAGGCCTGGTCGACGTCGGCGGTGTCGCCACCATCAGCGCCAATGAACTGGAAATGACCGGCAACCGCATGATCGATGCCCGTCGTAACCTGGCGGAAGCCGAGAGCCGGTACCGCCAAGTGCAGGCGTTGAGCAATGGCGACCTGAGCCGACTCTCCAGTGTGCCCGCCGTCTTGAGCAACGCCCTGGTGCAGAAATTCCAGGCGCAACGGGCCAAGGCTCAAGCCAAGGTCGAAGAATTGTCCGGGCGTTACGGTCCAAAACATCCAACCCTGGCCGCCGCTCGCGCCGAGTTGCGTACGGCCACCGACAGTTTGCGGCTACAGGTTCGACAGGTGGTTGCCAGCATCGAACAGGATTACCAGCTGGCCAGGGCCAGTGAAAACTCGCTGCGACAATCATTCAACAGCAACAAGGCGCAGATACAGGATATTTCGCGCAAGGAATTCCAGCTGCGGGAGTTCCAGCGTGAAGTCGACAGCAACCGCGCTTTGTATGAAACGTTCGTCACCCGTTTAAAGGAAACCACGGCCACGGCGGACATGGATTCCACCAAGGCGCGCATCGTCGACCCGGCGATTGCACCCTTGGAGCCGAGCAAGCCCCGTAAAACCCTGATTCTGGCCATTGTCGCCGTCGTGGCTGCGATGATTGGCATAGTGCTGGCATTAATGTCCGAAACCCTGAACAAAACTTTCAAAACCGACGAAACGATCGAAAGCACGCTTGATCTCCCCCTGCTCAGCGTGGTGCCGCTGGTCAGGAATAGAAACCGCCGGCAACTGGCGCGATTGTTCGACGACAACGACCATCCGCGTTTTTGCGAGACCATTCGCAACCTGCGCACCTGGTTGATGCTGCACGGCGCAGAAATGCCGTCACAGGTGGTGCTCGTTGCATCGACCATGGCCGATGAAGGTAAAAGCACCATCGCCAACAACCTGGCCTCCTCGCTCACGTTGCTGGAGCGCGTGCTGCTGATCGACGCCGACATGCGCAAACCCAGCCTTTCGCTCAATTTCGATTTTCCGCCAGACGGCCCGGGGCTGGCTAATGTCCTGGCGGGTACTGCCCGGCTTGAAGACTGCATCCGCACGGTTGGCAATCTCGACATGTTGCCGGCGGGGAAGCTTTCGCCCCCACCGCTGGATTTGCTCAGTTCGCCGCGCCTGGGCCCCCTGCTCGAGGCGCTGAAGTCGCGCTACCAACGCATCATCATCGACTCCCCGCCTGCGCAGATGGTCAGTGATGCGCTGTTACTGGCCAAGCATTCGGATGCGGTGATCTACGTGATCAAAGCCGAGAGCACGCCTGTCAACCAGGTGCAAAAATGCCTTGCGCTACTGCAACAGGGCAACGCGCCGGTGTTTGGCGTGGTGCTCAACCAGGTCGACCTGAGCAAGGCTCGCAAGCAGGGCTACAGCCACTCCGATACGTTCCAGAACTACGACTACCTGTCCCGGTAA
- a CDS encoding outer membrane beta-barrel protein: MTIKIHGPFALLMISLCPGTAWSLDPQSIDIYGFDFTPTLLFSESYDDNFRELERAQSSMVTKVAPTFELKAEDRNSATRLIWQPTRYIYHDESDASNTAQRVRLNSIMEFTDRHRLKLDAEARKYERTTSTAVDGINDKIRSNRVNGLYTYGARSAANQIDLGASYAQLRYDNSGGINDDKERDTTGLTTTWYHRIGSNTRGLLEYDHTDFDYQSNNRLNSTSDAVLAGAEWDFTARTSGKVRVGYERKNFDDSSVDDLSNPTWQVDLRWKPRTYSTFSFIARQAMAEGDDGADAVKTTSALFGWRHGWTERITTVAGVGLSRYEYEGQDRTDDLRDYNLAVEYAMRRWLDIELGYRYRNDDSDADNQSFERNIFLLGFNVSL; this comes from the coding sequence ATGACCATTAAGATCCACGGTCCTTTCGCACTGCTCATGATCTCTTTATGTCCCGGAACGGCCTGGAGTCTGGATCCCCAGTCCATTGATATCTATGGGTTCGATTTCACCCCCACCCTGCTGTTTTCAGAAAGTTATGATGACAACTTCCGTGAACTGGAGCGGGCGCAGTCTTCCATGGTGACAAAAGTGGCGCCCACTTTCGAACTCAAGGCTGAAGACCGCAACAGTGCCACCCGACTTATCTGGCAGCCTACCCGGTACATTTATCATGATGAATCGGATGCCTCGAATACGGCACAACGCGTGCGCCTCAACAGCATCATGGAATTCACCGACCGCCATCGCCTGAAACTTGACGCAGAAGCACGTAAATACGAGCGTACGACGTCGACCGCAGTCGATGGCATTAATGACAAGATTCGCAGTAACCGTGTCAATGGCCTCTATACCTATGGCGCCAGGAGCGCTGCCAACCAGATCGACCTGGGCGCAAGTTACGCTCAACTTCGCTACGACAATTCAGGCGGCATCAACGACGACAAAGAGCGCGATACCACGGGCCTGACCACCACCTGGTACCACCGCATCGGCAGCAACACACGTGGATTGCTGGAGTACGACCATACCGACTTTGATTACCAGTCCAACAACCGTCTCAACAGCACATCCGATGCGGTCCTCGCCGGTGCCGAATGGGATTTCACCGCACGCACCTCCGGCAAAGTCCGTGTGGGTTATGAGCGCAAGAACTTCGATGACAGCAGCGTCGATGACCTCAGTAATCCGACCTGGCAGGTGGATCTGCGATGGAAGCCACGAACCTACTCGACCTTCTCGTTTATTGCCCGCCAGGCCATGGCCGAGGGTGACGACGGTGCTGATGCCGTCAAGACCACCTCTGCCCTGTTCGGCTGGCGTCATGGCTGGACCGAACGCATCACTACGGTGGCTGGAGTCGGGTTGTCCCGCTATGAGTACGAGGGTCAGGACCGCACCGATGACCTTCGTGACTACAACCTCGCCGTGGAATATGCAATGCGCCGCTGGCTGGATATCGAACTGGGCTATCGCTACCGCAACGATGACTCCGATGCCGACAATCAGAGTTTTGAACGCAACATCTTCTTGCTCGGTTTCAACGTAAGTCTTTAA
- a CDS encoding undecaprenyl-phosphate glucose phosphotransferase, with amino-acid sequence MTSLYTTQMTHRRGLTFWGQWVCAISLVNLLLTVLVYWRVGSLTSEYRVLMILTVLGSVPIYSVMQVYHKRHEWLSGLARLLAAWLILLAVLISIAFVTQTSVIFSRQVILLWAFLGYLIQAASFLPLHNLARLHSRKLCNERRALIIGTCPTAQRLARKLSRPNREPVLGFIATAEHTGPAPSILPLLGRVDEIRQIITRLNIRRVYIVLPMAQAAIIEALYIDLLDMNVDVVWIPDFGSMVLLNQSVSEIERMPAIYLNESLISSHPGSLLCKEVFERSLAAVAIIVLSPLLLIVAIAVKVSSPGPVLFKQNRYGCNAEVIKVWKFRSMRVHEDSEVHQATREDDRVTPLGRFLRRSSIDELPQLFNVLFGQMALVGPRPHAVTHNIYYTGKVRAYMARHRLKPGITGLAQITGHRGETQTLEKMQQRVAQDLNYINQWSLWLDIKILVKTPFTLFSKDIY; translated from the coding sequence ATGACATCGCTATACACCACTCAAATGACACACCGGCGAGGCCTGACCTTCTGGGGCCAATGGGTGTGTGCAATCAGCCTCGTCAACCTGCTGCTGACGGTGCTCGTGTACTGGCGCGTCGGCAGCCTGACCAGCGAATACCGCGTTCTGATGATTCTTACGGTGCTCGGTTCGGTTCCGATCTACAGCGTGATGCAGGTTTACCACAAACGTCATGAATGGTTGTCCGGGCTCGCTCGGTTACTGGCGGCCTGGTTGATCCTGCTGGCCGTGCTGATCAGCATTGCCTTCGTCACCCAGACCAGCGTGATTTTCTCGCGGCAAGTGATCCTGCTCTGGGCCTTCCTGGGTTACCTGATCCAGGCAGCGAGCTTCCTGCCCCTGCATAACCTCGCCCGACTGCATTCGCGCAAGCTTTGCAACGAGCGACGCGCGCTGATCATCGGGACATGCCCGACCGCACAACGGCTTGCGAGGAAACTGTCGAGACCGAACCGCGAACCGGTACTGGGTTTTATCGCAACCGCCGAACATACCGGCCCGGCACCGAGCATTCTGCCGCTGCTGGGCCGCGTCGACGAGATTCGCCAGATCATCACCCGCCTGAACATACGCCGCGTCTACATCGTCTTGCCGATGGCACAAGCCGCCATCATTGAAGCGCTGTACATCGATCTTCTCGACATGAATGTCGACGTGGTCTGGATTCCTGACTTCGGCAGCATGGTGCTGCTCAATCAGTCGGTCTCGGAAATAGAGCGAATGCCGGCCATCTACCTCAATGAGAGTCTCATCAGTTCGCACCCCGGCAGCCTGCTCTGCAAAGAGGTGTTCGAACGTAGCCTGGCCGCCGTGGCCATTATCGTACTCAGTCCCTTGCTGCTGATCGTAGCGATAGCGGTCAAGGTCTCTTCACCCGGCCCGGTGCTGTTCAAGCAAAACCGCTACGGCTGTAACGCCGAGGTGATCAAGGTCTGGAAGTTCCGTTCGATGCGCGTGCATGAAGACAGCGAAGTACACCAGGCCACTCGCGAAGATGATCGCGTCACCCCGCTCGGGCGTTTTTTGCGCCGTAGCTCCATCGATGAGCTGCCGCAGCTATTCAACGTGCTGTTCGGCCAGATGGCCCTTGTCGGCCCGCGACCGCATGCGGTCACTCACAATATTTACTACACCGGCAAGGTACGCGCCTACATGGCCCGCCATCGCCTCAAGCCGGGCATCACCGGCCTGGCCCAGATCACCGGCCATCGCGGTGAAACCCAGACGCTGGAAAAAATGCAGCAACGCGTCGCCCAGGACCTCAACTACATCAATCAATGGTCGTTGTGGCTAGACATCAAGATTCTCGTCAAGACCCCTTTCACGCTGTTCTCAAAGGACATTTATTAG
- a CDS encoding glycosyltransferase: MHILFVLKDFKRDGGLEQVQQRLARQFLKDGQRVSYFVMNGDTADDEMATTFKGRGNGLVGLLKSIAMLRRLIRRERVTHLIAAKEQANLCTWFATWGRSCNVIYARHAALDCSEQNIGPVTLRLLYGLYLCGNGQVVTVSNGLRQALADRVPWGRQRIRYCPNAVVTEQLLSAAQTPLLSGLPAEFWLGVGRLIEPKGFHLLLDAYAVALGNAALPDLVIIGDGPQFVALTAQARRLGIEDRVHFTGFLSNPYPLIRHARLLILSSFHEGLPTVLIEALALGTPVLACDCETGPRELLDNGRLGQLVKVNDVPALAEGMLRSLAAAQGQVAPSPQVAADAVRQYTSQYAAQAYYQVWNHEKSADYPAGLGRGRCRKNDGAPRRSTD; encoded by the coding sequence ATGCATATCCTGTTCGTCCTCAAGGACTTCAAGCGCGATGGCGGCCTCGAGCAAGTCCAGCAGCGCCTGGCCAGGCAGTTTCTCAAGGATGGCCAGCGGGTCAGTTATTTCGTCATGAACGGCGACACGGCGGACGATGAAATGGCGACCACCTTCAAGGGTCGCGGCAATGGATTGGTCGGTCTGCTCAAGTCGATCGCAATGCTGCGTCGCCTGATTCGTCGTGAGCGTGTGACCCACCTCATCGCCGCCAAGGAACAGGCCAACCTCTGCACCTGGTTTGCCACCTGGGGTCGCTCATGCAACGTCATCTACGCCCGTCACGCGGCACTGGATTGCAGCGAACAGAACATCGGCCCCGTCACCCTGCGTCTGCTCTATGGGCTGTACCTCTGTGGCAACGGTCAAGTGGTGACGGTTTCCAACGGCTTGCGCCAAGCCCTCGCTGATCGAGTGCCCTGGGGTCGTCAACGCATTCGTTATTGCCCCAACGCCGTGGTCACTGAACAACTGCTCAGCGCCGCGCAGACACCCCTGCTCAGTGGCTTGCCGGCCGAGTTCTGGCTAGGGGTGGGCCGGCTGATAGAACCGAAAGGTTTCCATTTGCTGCTCGACGCCTATGCCGTGGCCTTGGGCAACGCCGCGCTGCCGGATCTGGTGATCATCGGCGATGGTCCGCAATTCGTCGCGCTGACCGCCCAGGCTCGTCGCCTGGGCATCGAGGACCGTGTGCATTTCACCGGTTTCCTGAGCAATCCCTACCCGTTGATCAGGCATGCACGGTTGCTGATCCTGAGTTCCTTTCACGAAGGCTTGCCGACGGTCCTGATCGAGGCCCTGGCGCTGGGTACGCCCGTGCTGGCCTGTGATTGCGAAACCGGGCCCCGGGAACTGCTGGATAACGGGCGCCTTGGCCAACTGGTCAAGGTCAATGATGTACCGGCGCTGGCTGAAGGGATGCTGCGCAGCCTCGCCGCCGCGCAAGGCCAGGTTGCGCCAAGTCCGCAAGTGGCCGCTGATGCAGTCCGCCAGTACACCAGCCAATACGCCGCGCAGGCGTACTACCAGGTATGGAATCATGAAAAAAGTGCTGATTATCCTGCAGGACTTGGGCGGGGGCGGTGCCGAAAAAATGATGGTGCGCCTCGCCGGAGCACTGACTGA
- a CDS encoding polysaccharide biosynthesis/export family protein has translation MNSRMLGLLFVPWLLPVTFAADTGAQYKLAAGDVLRITVFGERDLSFEKIRLNDAGMFSYPFLGEIAAKGLTPKQVEKIIVDGLKQGYLVDPKVSLNLIVYRSFYINGEVKKPGSYPFEPGLTLEKAIALGGGLTERASIKRVTIVRGDGSPPVTDKVTRSTPIAPGDTISIAQGFF, from the coding sequence ATGAACTCGCGAATGCTTGGCTTGTTGTTCGTGCCCTGGCTGTTGCCCGTGACTTTTGCAGCAGACACCGGCGCCCAGTACAAACTGGCAGCCGGCGATGTGTTGCGCATTACGGTATTCGGTGAGCGGGACCTGAGCTTCGAGAAAATCCGTCTCAACGATGCCGGAATGTTTTCCTATCCATTTCTGGGTGAGATTGCCGCCAAGGGGCTTACCCCCAAGCAAGTGGAAAAGATCATCGTCGACGGGCTCAAGCAAGGTTATCTGGTCGACCCCAAGGTCAGCCTCAACCTGATCGTCTACCGCTCGTTCTACATCAATGGAGAGGTAAAAAAACCCGGTAGCTACCCCTTCGAGCCCGGGCTGACATTGGAGAAAGCCATCGCCCTGGGCGGTGGCCTGACCGAGCGGGCTTCGATCAAGCGAGTGACCATTGTGCGCGGCGATGGCTCGCCACCTGTGACCGACAAGGTCACGCGCAGTACCCCCATCGCCCCCGGTGACACCATCTCCATTGCACAAGGCTTTTTCTAA
- the rfaH gene encoding transcription/translation regulatory transformer protein RfaH, which yields MLTSTQGTHWYLLQCKPRQDERAQINLLRQNYIIFCPQIISERLIHGKPHRSLEPLFPGYLFIQLSRDDNWAPLRSTRGVSRIVDFNHGPAIVPDDVIEHLRTRCFKPLKIHPKPFKPGETLQITRGPLSTLEGIFMTMLGDERVMILLHFLNRNQQVRIPLTDIERRRPQL from the coding sequence ATGCTGACGAGTACCCAAGGCACCCACTGGTATCTTTTGCAGTGCAAGCCTCGTCAGGACGAACGGGCCCAAATCAATTTATTGCGACAAAACTACATCATATTTTGCCCGCAAATCATTAGCGAGCGCCTGATTCATGGCAAACCCCATCGATCCCTCGAGCCTCTCTTCCCTGGGTATCTTTTCATTCAGCTGAGCCGTGACGACAATTGGGCGCCTTTGCGCTCTACCCGTGGCGTCAGCCGCATCGTCGATTTCAATCATGGGCCGGCAATCGTCCCTGACGACGTCATCGAGCATCTGCGTACCCGGTGTTTTAAACCATTGAAAATTCATCCTAAACCATTCAAGCCCGGTGAAACCCTGCAAATAACCCGAGGCCCCCTGTCGACACTAGAAGGTATTTTCATGACCATGTTAGGTGACGAGCGAGTCATGATCCTGCTTCATTTCTTGAATAGAAACCAGCAAGTTCGCATTCCATTGACTGACATTGAACGACGACGGCCTCAATTGTAA